A window of Fodinibius salinus contains these coding sequences:
- a CDS encoding M56 family metallopeptidase produces the protein MTQIINFLQYFGDQMLEYILFPLLVWTCIAIPITGYLRWTKSMPAVYQYHSRIALALVLPLGIAGALLTDFLAKSSETASTAFIVVQNPITVGPGSSESSLALTTYGPNIWLGLLGTLVVLGIVLYLCKMATDFVQLKKMEQHLQFQPLHSCSELADALSINEKHDTNTLLAYSNIATIPFTYGWRKTKIVIPSDLKTDSQNLAMAVQHELMHIKHRDYLLNGLLVFIKAVFWFHPLVHYLHNSSQEYREITCDSEVLANKQFSKKKYASLLYKLAKREHQTQLAMSMAINPSSLKKRIQIMSSQTNISSKFRSSVLMTVVSATLVVLTISCTDMAENGITNSEVQQAQSQIQSTNQQQLFFVNGEQVTSDEKIQKLSRLKSKYIKSIDILKGDKAVEKYGPKAKDGVVELHIWNETKQKAFTDLKEENSNVSDLEHQDFFVEVEQMPEIKGGLAGLQKKINYPEMAQKAGIEGRVIVQFIVNKQGEVENPQVIRGIGGGADKEAIRVVKQAQFEPGMQKGQPVRVQYSLPITYKLPDSKNES, from the coding sequence ATGACACAAATCATCAATTTTTTACAGTATTTTGGAGATCAGATGCTGGAATATATTTTGTTCCCGCTGCTGGTCTGGACATGTATCGCTATTCCTATCACCGGATATCTTCGCTGGACGAAATCAATGCCGGCAGTATATCAGTATCATAGCCGTATTGCACTGGCACTGGTGCTGCCACTAGGCATCGCAGGTGCCTTGCTGACTGATTTTCTGGCTAAAAGCTCGGAAACAGCATCAACAGCTTTTATCGTTGTCCAAAATCCTATCACTGTCGGTCCGGGGTCTTCCGAATCTTCTTTAGCTCTTACCACCTATGGACCTAATATCTGGCTGGGGCTGCTGGGAACTCTTGTTGTCTTGGGTATAGTGCTGTATTTATGCAAGATGGCAACTGATTTCGTTCAGCTTAAAAAGATGGAGCAACATCTTCAGTTCCAACCATTGCACTCCTGCTCTGAGCTTGCCGATGCCCTATCCATCAACGAAAAACATGATACGAATACACTGTTAGCATATTCAAATATAGCCACTATACCTTTTACTTACGGATGGCGAAAAACCAAAATTGTGATTCCTTCTGATTTAAAAACAGATAGCCAAAACCTGGCAATGGCCGTACAACACGAGTTGATGCATATTAAACATCGCGATTATTTGCTCAACGGTCTGCTGGTATTTATTAAAGCCGTATTCTGGTTTCATCCACTGGTCCATTATCTACACAATTCCAGTCAAGAGTACCGGGAAATCACTTGTGATAGTGAAGTGCTGGCTAACAAACAATTTTCCAAAAAGAAGTATGCCTCCCTGCTCTACAAACTTGCAAAACGCGAACATCAAACCCAATTGGCCATGAGCATGGCTATTAATCCTTCTTCACTCAAAAAACGAATCCAAATTATGTCTTCTCAAACCAATATTTCCTCAAAATTCCGATCGAGCGTTTTAATGACAGTGGTTTCGGCCACACTTGTGGTGCTGACCATTTCTTGTACCGACATGGCTGAGAATGGTATCACAAATTCAGAGGTTCAACAAGCCCAATCCCAAATACAAAGTACGAACCAACAACAGTTATTTTTTGTGAATGGCGAACAAGTAACCAGCGATGAGAAAATTCAAAAATTGAGCCGTTTAAAATCAAAATACATTAAATCAATTGATATTTTAAAAGGAGATAAAGCCGTTGAAAAATACGGTCCAAAAGCCAAAGATGGTGTAGTTGAACTTCATATTTGGAATGAAACAAAACAGAAAGCATTTACAGATCTAAAAGAAGAAAACAGCAATGTAAGTGATTTAGAACATCAAGACTTTTTTGTAGAAGTCGAACAGATGCCTGAGATTAAAGGGGGCTTAGCTGGACTACAGAAAAAAATAAACTATCCTGAAATGGCCCAAAAAGCCGGTATAGAAGGGCGAGTAATCGTACAGTTTATTGTTAATAAACAAGGGGAAGTCGAAAACCCACAAGTAATTCGGGGTATCGGTGGAGGAGCTGACAAAGAGGCAATTCGGGTTGTAAAACAAGCACAGTTCGAACCAGGTATGCAAAAAGGTCAGCCAGTACGCGTGCAGTATTCACTCCCTATTACTTATAAGTTACCAGATAGTAAAAACGAATCATAG
- a CDS encoding serine hydrolase domain-containing protein, giving the protein MARYSLYLFLFIITIPNIVYAQTNSIDHHQLQKLIHTTDTTKASKALVIHNSEVIGSFNSNNCDKTYMGTASMVKSWTGLAVGILVKKGFIKSENEQICNYVPEWKSGCENNITIKQLLTMSSGLQRIRPASESILAQDDMDSFALNQDVTKEPGKDFSYSNEGVQLLGILIENASGLSASDFFQDYLFKPLEMDSTSLMVDESGNDIVYGGAQTTIQDASKIALLMLNEGSYKGKQIVPPQWVGKSTTPSQTHESYGYLWWINTEHYGSQMENYSAMGDFGQLTIIFPKKNLIYLREQACNKKPGTNMKWMGQDFINIIGKVIIRN; this is encoded by the coding sequence ATGGCCCGTTATTCTCTATATTTGTTCCTATTTATTATAACTATTCCCAATATTGTATATGCACAAACAAATAGTATTGATCATCACCAACTCCAAAAACTAATACATACAACAGATACTACTAAGGCAAGTAAAGCCTTGGTTATTCATAATTCTGAAGTTATAGGATCCTTCAATTCTAATAACTGTGACAAAACTTATATGGGTACCGCTTCAATGGTTAAATCTTGGACGGGCTTGGCTGTGGGTATATTAGTTAAGAAAGGATTTATCAAGAGCGAGAATGAACAGATTTGCAATTATGTGCCGGAATGGAAGTCTGGATGTGAAAATAATATCACGATAAAACAGTTACTTACCATGTCTTCAGGTCTTCAAAGGATTAGACCTGCATCTGAGTCTATCTTAGCTCAAGACGATATGGATAGTTTTGCTCTAAATCAGGATGTGACAAAAGAACCTGGAAAGGATTTCTCATATTCAAATGAAGGGGTTCAATTGCTGGGTATTTTAATTGAAAACGCCAGTGGACTAAGTGCTAGTGATTTTTTTCAGGATTACCTTTTCAAACCACTGGAAATGGATTCTACAAGTCTAATGGTTGATGAAAGTGGTAATGATATTGTTTATGGGGGTGCTCAAACTACCATTCAAGATGCTTCAAAAATTGCATTGTTGATGTTGAATGAGGGAAGCTACAAGGGGAAACAGATTGTACCCCCGCAATGGGTGGGAAAGTCAACAACTCCTTCACAAACTCATGAGAGTTATGGTTACTTATGGTGGATAAATACAGAACACTATGGTTCTCAAATGGAAAATTATTCAGCAATGGGTGATTTTGGGCAGTTAACAATTATTTTTCCCAAAAAGAATTTAATCTACTTAAGAGAGCAAGCCTGTAATAAAAAACCAGGTACTAATATGAAATGGATGGGGCAAGATTTTATAAATATAATTGGAAAAGTCATCATACGTAATTGA
- a CDS encoding serine hydrolase domain-containing protein — MKTTLRYLQLSLCLVLFINCTTSKEIRTIDNNSLELAKEYSENKSGEALLVWADGDLILEDYHNNTSPEKRYALAEVSTLFSGLIALAARDDGLLKLDEPVSATITEWQHDPYKSSITISQLLHLTSGITPGSYKSMPPVKKVLKRPLIQPPGQEFRYGPIPFQVFGLVIHEKGVSNYLKDRILNPIGIEGGYWKIDQEVFTSETNSYTIPRFFDGSSLTAEELGRVGKLLLNQGKWKGKTIINDISPLTQPSPASPGYGLGVWLNKNIKTKSDSSFISNLPDNIMLLRGTNKKKFIYDKAPSDLYMAAGRLNQRLYIIPSKDIVIVRLGGADLRWSDAKFLARLLNGQHL, encoded by the coding sequence ATGAAAACAACACTCAGATATCTACAACTTTCCCTATGTCTAGTTCTATTTATTAACTGTACTACCTCAAAAGAGATTAGAACAATAGATAACAATTCGCTGGAACTTGCTAAGGAATACTCCGAGAATAAATCTGGAGAAGCACTGCTAGTTTGGGCTGATGGTGATCTTATCTTGGAAGACTATCACAATAATACTTCACCCGAAAAAAGGTATGCACTTGCTGAAGTAAGTACTTTGTTTTCTGGTCTCATTGCATTGGCTGCGAGGGATGATGGTTTGCTTAAACTTGATGAGCCAGTATCAGCAACCATCACTGAGTGGCAACATGATCCCTATAAATCCAGCATAACTATTTCACAGCTCCTCCATTTGACAAGTGGAATTACTCCGGGTAGTTACAAATCTATGCCCCCGGTAAAAAAGGTACTCAAAAGACCTTTAATTCAACCACCAGGGCAAGAGTTTCGTTATGGGCCTATCCCATTTCAAGTATTCGGACTCGTTATTCACGAAAAAGGGGTTTCTAATTACTTAAAAGATAGAATTCTTAACCCTATCGGTATAGAAGGAGGATATTGGAAAATAGATCAAGAAGTATTTACTAGCGAGACTAATAGTTATACCATTCCGCGTTTTTTTGACGGTTCTAGCCTGACTGCTGAAGAATTGGGCCGGGTTGGAAAATTATTGCTCAATCAAGGTAAATGGAAGGGGAAGACCATTATTAATGATATAAGTCCGCTCACACAACCATCACCAGCAAGTCCGGGCTACGGGCTTGGCGTGTGGCTCAACAAGAACATTAAAACAAAATCGGACAGCTCGTTTATTAGCAATTTGCCTGATAACATCATGTTGCTAAGAGGCACTAATAAGAAAAAATTTATATATGATAAAGCCCCCTCTGATTTATATATGGCAGCTGGTCGTCTTAATCAACGTCTTTATATTATTCCATCAAAAGATATAGTTATCGTTCGTTTAGGTGGTGCTGACCTAAGATGGAGTGATGCAAAGTTTTTAGCTCGATTATTAAATGGTCAACATTTATAA
- a CDS encoding aldo/keto reductase, which yields MEFRQVSDLNFNISRVTLGTWAIGGWMWGGSDDQLAVGTVIEALEKGITTIDTAPVYGFGKSEKLVGQALQEFGNRDEIQLATKFGLEWDDEGNVQRNSTRERILKEVDDSLRRLQTDYIDIYQVHWPDLDTDFSETAETLQELLDSGKIRAIGVSNFSPEQMDEFQQTAPIHVCQPPYNLFERGIEKDVIPYCKENGITLLTYGALCRGLLSGKMSKDRTFNKGDMRRDADPKFQGETFDKHLEAVEKLKEYADKNFDKKVIHLAVRWILDKGIDSAIWGARKPEQVTFDNAFGWKFSHKQVKGVEEIVETIVEDPVSPAFMAPPE from the coding sequence ATGGAGTTTAGACAAGTAAGCGATTTGAATTTTAATATTTCGAGAGTCACGCTTGGAACTTGGGCGATTGGCGGTTGGATGTGGGGTGGGTCCGACGACCAGCTGGCGGTAGGTACGGTAATAGAAGCCCTCGAAAAGGGTATAACGACCATTGATACTGCTCCAGTGTACGGCTTCGGTAAGAGCGAAAAATTGGTCGGTCAGGCTCTACAGGAGTTCGGCAATCGTGATGAGATTCAGCTTGCAACGAAGTTTGGTTTGGAGTGGGATGATGAGGGTAATGTCCAACGCAATTCAACCCGCGAACGCATTCTTAAAGAGGTAGATGATTCGCTCCGGAGGTTGCAAACTGATTATATTGATATTTACCAGGTGCACTGGCCGGATTTGGATACCGATTTTTCAGAAACGGCTGAGACACTGCAAGAGCTTCTTGACAGTGGAAAAATAAGAGCTATTGGAGTGTCTAACTTTTCTCCGGAACAAATGGATGAATTTCAGCAAACAGCGCCTATTCACGTTTGTCAGCCACCGTATAATTTATTTGAGCGCGGTATTGAGAAGGATGTTATTCCATATTGTAAAGAAAATGGCATTACGCTGCTTACGTACGGGGCGCTGTGTCGCGGGTTGTTATCCGGGAAGATGAGTAAAGATCGAACCTTCAATAAAGGGGATATGCGCCGTGATGCGGACCCGAAATTTCAGGGCGAAACATTTGATAAACATCTCGAGGCCGTTGAGAAACTGAAAGAATATGCGGATAAGAATTTTGATAAAAAAGTTATTCACCTGGCCGTCCGTTGGATTCTGGACAAAGGAATTGATTCAGCGATATGGGGAGCCCGAAAGCCCGAGCAGGTGACCTTTGATAATGCGTTCGGCTGGAAATTTTCGCACAAGCAGGTCAAAGGAGTTGAGGAAATCGTAGAAACAATTGTTGAAGACCCGGTAAGTCCTGCTTTTATGGCTCCGCCTGAGTAA
- a CDS encoding BlaI/MecI/CopY family transcriptional regulator has product MKKSLTPLGETEMEVLHHVWDLGEATVKQVRERILESREVAYTTIMTVMKNLEEKGYLQYRKEGVTYVYSPAEEPESVRSNLISELIKKVFKGSPKQLIQTLVNSDDMTDKDLMEIKDMIDKMEDDQ; this is encoded by the coding sequence ATGAAGAAATCACTGACTCCCCTTGGAGAAACAGAAATGGAAGTACTGCACCATGTGTGGGACTTAGGTGAAGCAACAGTCAAACAGGTGCGCGAACGCATTCTCGAAAGCCGAGAGGTTGCTTATACCACTATTATGACGGTGATGAAAAACTTGGAAGAGAAAGGATATCTACAATATCGTAAAGAGGGGGTCACATACGTTTACAGTCCCGCCGAGGAGCCCGAATCGGTACGTTCTAATCTTATATCAGAATTAATAAAAAAGGTCTTCAAGGGATCACCGAAACAGCTCATTCAAACGCTCGTCAATAGTGATGACATGACCGACAAAGATCTCATGGAGATTAAAGATATGATCGATAAAATGGAGGATGACCAATGA
- a CDS encoding cryptochrome/photolyase family protein gives MSSRSYLKEIDNRINYSDPGAFGQAVFVLHDQLNMSVWPDWVRREKPLLIFVEAKAKGESLPYHKKKLAYVLSSMRHFAVECFENGYPVYYHATDQHFGEGASEILEDYEDLSLTYMTPSEWDSRKRLREVKNKFENRVMETHNTFFFADADQWKENIAPGYRMEYFYRDMRKKTGYLMNGDEPEGGEWNYDEDNRESLPKEYSVPEVTSFEPDEITQEVINLVEDRHPHHFGKIDDFRFAVNRKQALQLLDEFIEERLADFGPYEDAMATDEPTLLHSILSLYLNNGLLLPWEICAQAIKAHEKGKAPINSVEGLVRQILGWREFVRIYYEAMMPEVRDTNFMDFEKSLPELFWTGDTNMHCMQQSLKPVIEQGYSHHIQRLMVLSNFSNLTKTDPRELNKWFWFAYVDAYEWVVLPNVLGMSTFADGGILASKPYVSSGNYINKMSNYCTSCEYSVTKKTGEEACPFNYLYWNFVDEQREAFEVSGRNSFMVNMFDKKSDEDKKAIKESTNQFLNQLERYSD, from the coding sequence ATGTCATCTCGATCGTATCTCAAAGAAATTGACAACCGTATAAATTACTCCGATCCGGGTGCTTTTGGTCAAGCTGTTTTTGTGCTACATGATCAGTTAAATATGTCGGTTTGGCCGGATTGGGTACGTAGAGAAAAACCGTTATTGATATTTGTTGAGGCGAAAGCCAAAGGGGAATCATTACCCTATCACAAAAAGAAATTGGCTTATGTCCTCAGTTCCATGCGTCATTTTGCGGTAGAGTGCTTCGAGAACGGTTATCCTGTTTACTATCATGCAACTGACCAGCATTTTGGCGAAGGGGCGTCAGAGATTCTGGAAGATTATGAAGATTTGTCTCTCACCTATATGACTCCTTCGGAATGGGATAGCCGCAAGCGGCTTCGGGAGGTGAAAAACAAATTTGAGAATAGGGTCATGGAAACCCACAACACCTTCTTTTTTGCTGATGCTGATCAATGGAAAGAGAATATTGCGCCCGGATATCGTATGGAATATTTCTATCGGGATATGCGCAAGAAAACCGGTTACCTAATGAACGGCGATGAGCCTGAAGGAGGTGAATGGAACTATGATGAGGATAATCGGGAATCGTTGCCTAAAGAATATTCCGTTCCAGAGGTTACATCCTTTGAGCCGGATGAAATTACTCAAGAAGTGATAAACCTCGTAGAAGACCGGCACCCGCATCATTTTGGCAAGATCGATGATTTTCGTTTTGCAGTGAACAGAAAACAGGCACTCCAATTGCTTGATGAATTTATTGAGGAGCGATTGGCTGACTTTGGTCCTTATGAAGATGCCATGGCTACAGATGAGCCAACACTTTTGCATTCAATACTGTCACTGTATTTGAATAATGGATTGTTGCTGCCTTGGGAAATTTGTGCACAAGCAATTAAAGCGCATGAGAAGGGTAAAGCACCTATTAATTCTGTTGAGGGATTAGTACGCCAAATTCTGGGGTGGCGCGAATTTGTCCGTATTTATTATGAGGCGATGATGCCAGAGGTTCGTGATACTAATTTCATGGACTTTGAAAAGTCGCTGCCCGAACTATTTTGGACCGGTGATACGAACATGCACTGTATGCAACAAAGTTTAAAACCAGTTATTGAACAGGGGTATTCACATCATATTCAGCGACTGATGGTACTCAGTAATTTTAGTAATCTTACGAAAACTGATCCACGGGAGCTCAATAAGTGGTTTTGGTTTGCCTATGTGGATGCCTATGAATGGGTAGTGCTGCCTAATGTACTGGGCATGTCAACCTTTGCTGATGGAGGTATTCTTGCCTCAAAACCATATGTGAGCAGCGGGAATTATATCAACAAAATGAGCAATTATTGTACATCATGTGAATACAGTGTTACCAAGAAGACAGGGGAAGAAGCCTGTCCGTTTAATTATTTATATTGGAATTTTGTAGATGAGCAGCGCGAAGCATTTGAAGTAAGTGGTCGCAATAGCTTTATGGTGAATATGTTCGACAAGAAATCTGATGAGGATAAAAAGGCCATTAAAGAATCGACGAATCAGTTTTTAAATCAATTAGAGCGGTATTCAGATTAA